A genome region from Triticum aestivum cultivar Chinese Spring chromosome 2B, IWGSC CS RefSeq v2.1, whole genome shotgun sequence includes the following:
- the LOC123039501 gene encoding uncharacterized protein, with protein sequence MSVRPQDAVKELERALSNNALQGVEELRQYYALRKADHRRIVANVLSAKNRPLETFRLSTRPSPAELRELFDWIRNLYLDIGVLSVPGKDRNGNPVQVPITLDYSSKSEDHNYHCVEFARSGDGAIFELLVRQADNYVVATRMYLKKCQRDTTPWCVCGDCKIPASFGTQRPMKYTSTHDRLDNIKISVFTLDQIFDLLESLQNDPEQDETDEGKRLLVTLFLLLGEAPRFAQLQQFFITYSGSEIVRELDPDIIDLFRSIVAGNGER encoded by the exons ATGTCGGTCCGTCCCCAAGATGCTGTGAAGGAACTGGAGAGAGCACTGTCTAACAACGCCTTGCAAGGTGTAGAAGAACTGAGGCAGTACTATGCTTTAAGAAAAGCTGATCATCGGCGTATTGTTGCAAACGTGCTAAGTGCTAAGAATCGCCCCCTTGAGACATTTCGATTGTCAACAAGACCCTCGCCAGCTGAGCTTAGAGAGCTGTTTGACTGGATAAGAAATCTGTATTTGGACATTGGTGTGCTGTCTGTACCTGGGAAAGACCGCAATGGCAACCCGGTGCAAGTTCCTATAACTCTAGACTACTCATCTAAG TCCGAGGACCACAACTACCATTGCGTGGAATTCGCCCGATCAGGGGATGGTGCTATTTTTGAGCTCCTTGTTAGACAAGCAGACAATTATGTCGTGGCCACCCGCATGTACTTAAAAAAGTGTCAAAGAGACACGACCCCGTGGTGTGTATGTGGTGATTGCAAAATCCCTGCTTCCTTTGGAACACAGCGCCCGATGAAGTATacctccacacatgacaggct TGACAATATCAAAATATCTGTGTTTACCCTCGATCAAATATTTGATCTACTGGAAAGTCTACAGAATGATCCCGAGCAAGATGAAACAGATGAAGGCAAGAGACTGCTTGTCACCCTTTTTCTGTTGCTAGGTGAGGCTCCAAGATTTGCCCAACTACAACAGTTCTTTATCACTTACAGTGGAAGTGAGATAGTGAGGGAACTGGATCCTGACATTATTGATCTGTTCCGGAGCATAGTAGCCGGAAACGGGGAACGGTAG
- the LOC123039502 gene encoding serine/threonine-protein kinase PRP4 homolog (The sequence of the model RefSeq protein was modified relative to this genomic sequence to represent the inferred CDS: added 22 bases not found in genome assembly), whose amino-acid sequence MTESVLPPPPPQDGEMDESEANGTDKPETNKKKAAKAKAEDQARAAARAAAKRMPQVQRSEEYRMLKKKEKKKKERKRLGLCDAAEYDADEVGSSADSQEEDADICPYAGAEGPSGEGKEEKTGDAADERLWDHSKNRGEEGASGSPSVCTKVEDVGAVVSYGEGKQEKSGGSSGKRNGRQGKIEGKDDDADSPYVEALLTQQPKNVGSASFCDDSANKQRKNKEEENSCPVAVQLPSEEGDQELKQHGASRPSLNSPGNRRHRRRGNRKKGEDGSASSPIEAHVPSEKTKQNKSNSPGNRRHRRRGNSKELHDSALSPDEAHVPSEKGKQKKKWNSPGNRRTKSPGNRKKSNSPGNRRTKSPGNRKKSNSPGNRRTNSPGNRKKEEDDLISLRVRMMMLIVHMLKPC is encoded by the exons ATGACCGAGAGTgtactgcctcctcctcctcctcaagatggaGAAATGGATGAGAGTGAAGCAAATGGTACTGACAAGCCTGAGACAAATAAGAAGAAGGCAGCAAAGGCTAAGGCTGAAGATCAGGCCCGGGCTGCTGCCAGGGCTGCAGCGAAGCGGATGCCTCAAGTTCAGAGATCTGAAGAATACAGAATGctaaagaagaaagagaaaaagaagaaggagaGAAAGCGGCTCGGACTATGTGATGCAGCGGAGTACGATGCCGATGAAGTTGGTTCATCTGCTGACTCTCAGGAAGAAGATGCTGATATTTGCCCATATGCTGGAGCTGAGGGGCCTTCTGGAGAAGGGAAGGAGGAGAAGACAGGAGATGCTGCTGATGAACGACTGTGGGATCACAGTAAGAACAGGGGGGAAGAAGGTGCTTCTGGGAGTCCATCTGTTTGTACCAAGGTAGAGGATGTTGGAGCTGTGGTGTCTTATGGAGAAGGGAAGCAGGAGAAGAGTGGAGGTTCTTCTGGCAAAAGAAATGGGCGTCAAGGGAAGATCGAGGGTAAGGATGATGATGCTGATAGTCCATATGTTGAAGCCCTGCTGACACAGCAGCCTAAGAATGTTGGAAGTGCATCGTTCTGTGATGATTCTGCCAACAAACAAaggaagaacaaggaagaagagaattCTTGTCCTGTTGCAGTGCAGTTGCCATCTGAAGAAGGCGATCAAGAGCTGAAGCAACATGGAGCATCCCGGCCATCCTTGAATTCTCCTGGCAACAGGAGGCACAGGCGCAGAGGTAACAGAAAGAAGGGGGAAGATGGTTCTGCTTCGAGTCCTATTGAAGCTCATGTGCCATCTGAAAAAACGAAGCAAAACAAGTCAAATTCTCCTGGCAATAGAAGGCACAGGCGTCGTGGTAACAGCAAGGAGTTGCATGATTCTGCTCTGAGTCCTGATGAAGCTCATGTGCCATCTGAAAAAGGGAAGCAAAAGAAGAAGTGGAATTCTCCTGGCAACAGAAGGACCAAAAGTCCTGGTAACAGGAAGAAGTCAAATTCTCCTGGCAACAGAAGGACCAAAAGTCCTGGTAACAGGAAGAAGTCAAATTCTCCTGGCAACAGAAGGACCAACAGTCCTGGTAACAGGAAGAAGG GAGGGTAAGGATGATGATGCTGATAGTCCATATGTTGAAGCCCTGCTGA